In Nymphaea colorata isolate Beijing-Zhang1983 chromosome 13, ASM883128v2, whole genome shotgun sequence, one DNA window encodes the following:
- the LOC116266733 gene encoding uncharacterized protein LOC116266733, with the protein MDARPMYNESFSYSWVLHLKPSSFDASGDLHSRKFSIDSLDDGPFIEIDLLKMTPLLTATAAPTTTTTCTTTTTASSNHHCHGSNDFIFPTSQPLTLVPADRLFLDGHLLPLHLTHLEPELLDSAASPPESTDSSDAPGCPRQRQTFFQRCRTSIHRIFRKLNRSQRRPAGRKSRSSVSDVSTVNETARKECAEVGYGGMGSGHRWSVDDGMLHPQRSSRVADNLGTCFSCPTTPGHESHV; encoded by the exons ATGGATGCGAGACCGATGTACAATGAGAGCTTCTCCTACAGTTGGGTGCTCCACCTGAAGCCTTCTTCCTTCGACGCCTCCGGCGACCTTCACTCCCGCAAGTTTTCCATCGACTCCCTCGACGACGGCCCCTTCATCGAGATCGACCTCCTCAAGATGACCCCTCTTCTCACCGCCACCGCCGCCCCTACCACCACCACGACgtgcaccaccaccaccaccgcttCCAGCAACCACCACTGCCATGGCAGCAACGACTTCATCTTCCCCACCTCTCAGCCGCTGACCCTCGTCCCCGCCGACCGTCTCTTCCTCGACGGCCACCTCCTTCCTCTCCACCTCACCCACCTCGAACCCGAGTTGCTCGACTCCGCCGCCTCCCCACCGGAGTCCACCGACAGCTCCGACGCCCCCGGCTGCCCGCGCCAACGCCAGACCTTCTTCCAAAGGTGCCGGACGTCTATCCACCGCATCTTCAGAAAGCTGAACCGGAGCCAGAGGAGGCCGGCCGGACGGAAGAGTCGGAGCTCGGTCTCTGACGTTAGCACGGTCAACGAGACGGCGAGGAAAGAGTGCGCCGAGGTTGGGTACGGCGGGATGGGCTCGGGGCACAGGTGGTCCGTGGACGACGGGATGCTTCACCCGCAGAGATCGTCTCGAGTTGCAG ATAACTTGGGAACGTGCTTCTCTTGTCCTACCACACCAGGACACGAGTCCCATGTGTGA